ACTTTTCCAAGTCCACTGTCGGGAAATTCGCCTCGCTGCGGCGTGCAATGGCAAGCATGAGTTCCACCGGCATCACCTTGTAGGGCGGGCGGTCCAGTTCCTGAGCCTGGTTTTCGCGCCATTCCCAGAGGAACTTGAGCACGTTCAAGGCGCACGGCGAAAGCGGTGCTGAACCCGTGACGCGCCAGGGATCCTTTCTCTGCGGGGCGGGATGCTTGGCATGTTCGATCAAGGCGTCGCACTGTTCGGTAAGCCAACTCATGCGGCCTGCTTCTTGCAACTTTTCTACGAGAATCGCGCAGAGTTCGTGCAGGTAGAACGTGTCGTGAATGGCGTATTCGCACATTTCGAGCGGCAACGGTCGCGTGGTCCAGTCGGCACGCTGGTTTTCTTTCTTGAGTTCGTCACCGAAGTATTCGCGGACCAAATCCGCAAGGCCCAGGTGATCTTCGCCCAGAATCTTTGCCGCGAGCATGGTATCGAAAATCTGCTTCGGCGAGAATCCGTAAGTCTGCCACAGCAGTCGCAAGTCGTAGTCGGCGCCGTGGAAAATGAGCGTCTGCATGGCGCGGGCCTTGAACAAAGGGGCCAGGTCAAGGCCACACAGCGGGTCCACAATGTAGTGGTGCTCGCCGATGGTAATCTGGATCAGGCAAAGGCGAGTGGTATAATGGTACATGGAATCCGCTTCGGTATCGACGGCGGCCATTTCGTACAGCTCCAAATCCGCCAGCAAATTCGCCAGCGATTCTTCGCTATCTACCAGTATGTATTTCTCGTCTTGCATCGTTGGGGTGAAATGTAATAAAATTTTTATTGTAAATTCGGATGGATTATAAAAAGGGGGAAGAATCCCCCTGGTTCGCACTTCGTTGCTCTCCACCCCCACTGCTGACGTAAACCCCAAAAGTTGGACACAACTTTAGAGGTTTGCATGACAAAAATACACACAGAAGAGGAATGGCAGAGGGTCCTAGACCTGCACAA
This genomic stretch from Fibrobacter sp. UWT2 harbors:
- a CDS encoding HRDC domain-containing protein; translated protein: MQDEKYILVDSEESLANLLADLELYEMAAVDTEADSMYHYTTRLCLIQITIGEHHYIVDPLCGLDLAPLFKARAMQTLIFHGADYDLRLLWQTYGFSPKQIFDTMLAAKILGEDHLGLADLVREYFGDELKKENQRADWTTRPLPLEMCEYAIHDTFYLHELCAILVEKLQEAGRMSWLTEQCDALIEHAKHPAPQRKDPWRVTGSAPLSPCALNVLKFLWEWRENQAQELDRPPYKVMPVELMLAIARRSEANFPTVDLEKLPKLPRNFRDERLDSFVNMLQTAVAVPQSDWPERLPKAPPPPVVPNSDLLSVLKTWRDLKAEELELDPSLLANKAQLIWLAAPGDMPWEARYEEAHLMNWQRALWTEILQQNLPNAKRVGDPD